A single region of the Hypanus sabinus isolate sHypSab1 chromosome 21, sHypSab1.hap1, whole genome shotgun sequence genome encodes:
- the duox2 gene encoding dual oxidase maturation factor 2, translated as MTLFNGISPFYPRQQTAFVFAITLLVVILVFLVLTVTFLIILPGIRGRGRIYSFCRVILSLFIGVIIVVVNFTSNWEEGYVTVNTTYKAFSSEIIKARVGLQIGLAGINVTLKGLPVNQLNETIDYNENFQWKFELDYDKESYRRLEQGLPNPILYIAEKFTSKAPCNVNVQYRFSGHYATAMMWVAFCSWVISNVLFSMSTIVYGAYMTLVTSTFMMFGVIAFATTRNVPPCLIHFGPATLKTSLSVSFWLTLATALLCFILGVLVIVMDHFIPEKVRAFFMLNGEDDDMDEVSGGIINQYFADNYANTICLKETKCSIEDQNLTV; from the exons ATGACTTTGTTCAATGGGATTTCTCCCTTCTACCCCCGACAACAAACGGCGTTCGTTTTCGCCATCACCTTGCTTGTGGTTATCCTAGTCTTCTTGGTCCTTACAGTGACTTTCCTTATTATTCTCCCCGGCATCAGGGGCAGAGGG AGAATCTACTCGTTCTGCAGAGTTATTCTAAGCCTATTCATTGGAGTGATAATTGTGG TGGTCAACTTCACCAGCAACTGGGAAGAGGGGTACGTCACAGTGAACACAACCTACAAGGCTTTCAGCAGTGAGATAATAAAGGCAAGAGTGGGTCTTCAAATTGGACTGGCGGGAATCAATGTGACTCTGAAAG GACTTCCTGTGAACCAGCTGAATGAAACCATCGACTACAATGAAAACTTCCAATGGAAATTTGAGTTGGATTATGACAAGGAAAGTTACAGAAGGCTTGAGCAAGGGCTTCCAAATCCAATTTTGTATATTGCTGAGAAGTTTACATCAAAGGCTCCCTGTAATGTTAATGTGCAGTACAGGTTCTCTGGACATTATGCAACAGCTATGATGTG GGTAGCATTTTGTTCCTGGGTCATCTCCAATGTTCTCTTTTCCATGTCGACAATTGTGTATGGAGCGTATATGACCCTGGTCACATCTACATTCATGATGTTTGGAGTCATCGCATTTGCCACCACCCGCAATGTTCCTCCATGCCTCATTCATTTTGGTCCAGCAACTTTGAAGACCAGTCTGAGCGTTTCTTTCTGGTTGACTTTGGCAACTG CTTTGCTGTGCTTCATTCTCGGAGTACTTGTGATAGTTATGGATCACTTCATCCCAGAGAAAGTGAGGGCATTCTTCATGCTGAATGGAGAAGATGATGATATGGATGAAGTGAGCGGTGGCATCATTAACCAATACTTCGCAGATAATTATGCAAACACTATCTGTTTAAAG